A genomic segment from Siphonobacter curvatus encodes:
- a CDS encoding glycosyltransferase family 2 protein yields MLVDITIAIPVKNEEQNLPHCLDALGKDFAKAIVLIDSGSTDRTRAIAAEYGVDFIDFTWDGKFPKKRNWFLQSGYLQTQWVLFLDADEYVTPAFKEELRQALHQTEKVGFWLNYSIYFMGKQLKGGYPLRKLALFRADAGQYERIEEDAWSKMDMEVHEHPVLQGKVGMIKSKIDHRDFKGISHYVRKHDEYSSWEASRFAKAFQTQEVRKHWTWKQWMKYKLLHSPLIGPAYFLGSFILMGGFKDGSRGLAFSILKTAYFTQIYCKIQEQ; encoded by the coding sequence ATGTTAGTTGACATTACAATTGCCATTCCGGTTAAAAATGAGGAACAAAATCTGCCTCATTGTTTAGACGCCCTGGGCAAGGATTTTGCCAAAGCTATTGTCCTGATTGATTCGGGGAGTACCGATCGCACGCGGGCCATTGCTGCCGAGTACGGCGTTGATTTCATCGACTTTACTTGGGATGGAAAGTTCCCAAAGAAGCGTAACTGGTTTTTACAAAGTGGTTATTTACAAACCCAATGGGTTCTTTTTTTAGATGCGGATGAATACGTAACGCCCGCGTTTAAAGAGGAGCTGCGGCAGGCCCTGCACCAGACCGAAAAAGTAGGTTTTTGGTTAAACTACAGCATTTATTTCATGGGCAAACAACTAAAGGGCGGCTATCCCTTACGAAAGTTGGCCCTCTTCCGTGCCGATGCGGGTCAGTATGAGCGTATTGAAGAAGATGCGTGGAGTAAGATGGATATGGAAGTGCATGAGCACCCCGTCCTGCAGGGAAAGGTAGGCATGATCAAAAGTAAGATTGATCATCGGGATTTCAAGGGGATCTCGCACTATGTTCGCAAGCACGATGAATACTCCAGTTGGGAAGCCTCCCGCTTTGCCAAAGCGTTTCAAACCCAGGAAGTACGAAAGCACTGGACCTGGAAGCAGTGGATGAAGTACAAACTTTTGCACAGCCCCCTGATTGGACCCGCCTATTTTTTAGGTAGTTTTATTCTCATGGGTGGATTTAAAGACGGGAGTCGTGGGTTAGCCTTTTCTATCCTAAAGACCGCGTATTTTACCCAGATTTATTGTAAAATTCAGGAACAGTAA
- a CDS encoding WcaF family extracellular polysaccharide biosynthesis acetyltransferase, translated as MSTLNQQTQTGPSFSLQNRLARLAWTLVENTLFRFSPTPFHAWRSALLRLFGAKVGRGVHVYPGVKIWAPWNLELHDECGVGSGAVLYCQGKIHIGFRAVISQGVYLCAGTHDYNDPGFPLITRPIEVGDHVWIAAQAFVHPGVQLAEGAVVGARSVVTRNMPEWMVCAGHPCRPLKPRHNYSLTPSLVS; from the coding sequence ATGTCCACCCTTAATCAACAGACCCAGACGGGCCCATCTTTCTCGTTACAAAATCGCCTGGCCCGCTTGGCTTGGACGCTGGTGGAAAATACACTCTTTCGATTTTCACCGACGCCTTTTCATGCCTGGCGTTCGGCTTTACTGCGTTTGTTCGGAGCTAAAGTAGGGCGGGGCGTACACGTGTATCCCGGCGTGAAAATCTGGGCACCCTGGAATCTGGAGTTACACGATGAATGCGGGGTTGGCAGCGGAGCGGTCTTGTACTGCCAGGGTAAAATTCACATCGGTTTTCGGGCCGTTATTTCGCAAGGTGTGTATCTCTGTGCGGGCACGCATGATTACAATGATCCTGGCTTCCCGCTCATTACGCGACCCATTGAGGTGGGTGATCACGTCTGGATTGCCGCTCAAGCTTTTGTACATCCCGGAGTGCAGCTAGCCGAAGGAGCCGTCGTCGGAGCCCGTTCCGTCGTCACTCGGAACATGCCCGAATGGATGGTCTGTGCAGGACATCCCTGTCGGCCCCTAAAACCTCGCCATAATTATTCCCTAACGCCAAGTTTGGTTTCATAA
- a CDS encoding glycosyltransferase, which yields MRLLHVIDQIDLRLGGVSQAVHTMMQGLDTLHVTSEVVSSDVPASGLPDRVHALGPSKGPWHYNANLRDWLQANLARFDTILVHGLWQYHTFSVYQVWKQLPEPRPKLFVMPHGMLDPYFQKAKGRKLKALRNWLFWKAIERHLINHADGLLFTCEAEKTLARQTFRPYQPRQETVVGMGVLEPPVFQKAMTQAFAQACERPVRRPYWLFLSRIDPKKGLDLLIEAYVRLSAQYPQLPALVIAGPGLETSYGQAIRSRALAHTHIVFAGMLTGAAKWGAFYGCQAMVLPSHQENFGIAIVEALACGKPVLISQQVNIWQEISQGQAGLVAEDTLEGTYRLLKTWLELSPIAQQTLAERARQVYEQSFAVAPTAHTLVETLFEPSSLHVHP from the coding sequence ATGCGACTTCTTCATGTCATTGATCAAATTGATTTGCGGCTCGGCGGGGTAAGCCAGGCCGTTCATACCATGATGCAGGGACTCGATACCTTACACGTAACCAGTGAGGTAGTTAGCTCGGATGTTCCCGCATCCGGACTGCCCGACCGGGTGCATGCCCTTGGGCCGAGTAAGGGGCCCTGGCATTATAATGCAAACCTACGGGACTGGTTACAAGCGAACTTGGCCCGCTTTGATACGATCCTCGTACACGGCTTGTGGCAGTACCACACGTTCAGTGTGTACCAGGTTTGGAAACAACTACCCGAGCCGCGGCCTAAGCTCTTTGTGATGCCCCACGGGATGCTGGATCCGTATTTTCAGAAAGCAAAAGGCCGCAAACTCAAGGCCTTACGCAATTGGCTGTTTTGGAAAGCCATCGAACGCCACCTGATTAATCATGCCGATGGGTTATTATTTACCTGTGAAGCAGAGAAGACCTTGGCCCGACAGACGTTTCGTCCCTACCAGCCCCGACAGGAAACGGTGGTGGGTATGGGAGTACTGGAACCACCCGTGTTTCAAAAAGCTATGACCCAAGCGTTTGCTCAGGCCTGTGAACGCCCGGTGCGGAGGCCTTACTGGCTTTTCCTGAGCCGGATTGATCCCAAGAAAGGGCTGGATCTACTCATTGAAGCCTACGTGCGGCTCAGTGCTCAATACCCGCAACTGCCCGCGCTGGTCATTGCCGGACCAGGCCTGGAAACTTCGTACGGACAAGCGATTCGTAGCCGAGCCCTGGCTCATACCCATATCGTTTTTGCTGGAATGCTAACGGGTGCGGCTAAATGGGGGGCCTTTTACGGCTGTCAGGCTATGGTTCTACCGAGCCATCAGGAAAATTTTGGTATTGCTATCGTAGAAGCCCTGGCCTGTGGTAAACCCGTTTTAATCTCACAACAAGTCAATATCTGGCAGGAAATCAGCCAGGGCCAAGCCGGTCTGGTAGCGGAAGATACCCTCGAAGGTACCTACCGTCTGCTGAAAACTTGGCTGGAGCTCTCGCCCATTGCCCAACAAACTTTAGCCGAGCGAGCACGTCAGGTTTACGAACAGTCCTTTGCCGTAGCACCCACCGCTCATACTTTAGTCGAAACCCTTTTTGAACCGTCATCGCTGCATGTCCACCCTTAA
- a CDS encoding glycosyltransferase has translation MPRYAQWLAWGMQERGHRIAQWTPKARFVSLPVPQALKKWMGYLDQYVLFPWQVRRRLKQVPTDTLFVFTDHALGPWVPLVKHRRHVVHCHDFLAQRSALGLIQENPTGWTGQIYQNFIWKGYARAQNFISISHQTQRDLHTLLERRPACSEVVYNGVKSQYRPGSTSEARQQWSQQLQRDLTSGYLLHVGGNQWYKNRMGLLELYTAWRNQSRQNLPLLCIGEAPNAELEAFHEQSPYRQDIYFLTQQSDADVVKAYQGATAFVFPSLAEGFGWPIAEAMAAGCPVITTQEAPMTEVAGGQAFLIPRQQAGTDWAQRAAGVLEAVVTLTPQERRQVIEQSLANAQRFNAERALDVMEEIYQQIVEKSVDYVTP, from the coding sequence ATGCCACGCTACGCGCAATGGCTAGCCTGGGGTATGCAGGAGCGGGGTCACCGCATTGCCCAGTGGACGCCTAAAGCCCGGTTTGTTTCGTTACCCGTTCCGCAGGCCCTCAAAAAATGGATGGGCTACCTCGACCAGTACGTATTGTTTCCCTGGCAGGTCCGGCGAAGACTCAAGCAAGTGCCAACGGATACATTATTTGTGTTTACGGATCATGCCTTGGGCCCTTGGGTCCCCTTGGTGAAGCATCGCCGGCACGTAGTGCATTGTCACGATTTTTTGGCCCAGCGTAGTGCCTTAGGACTCATCCAAGAAAATCCGACGGGTTGGACCGGACAGATTTATCAAAACTTTATCTGGAAGGGTTACGCCCGTGCCCAAAACTTTATATCCATTTCTCATCAGACCCAGCGGGATTTGCATACGCTGCTGGAACGTCGCCCCGCGTGCTCTGAGGTGGTGTATAATGGGGTTAAATCCCAATACCGTCCTGGTTCCACTAGCGAAGCCCGGCAGCAGTGGAGTCAGCAGCTCCAGCGTGATCTAACCAGTGGGTATCTGCTGCACGTAGGCGGCAATCAATGGTACAAAAACCGCATGGGCCTGCTCGAATTATATACGGCTTGGCGAAATCAAAGTCGGCAGAACTTACCCTTGCTGTGCATTGGGGAAGCGCCTAACGCTGAGCTCGAAGCCTTTCATGAGCAATCGCCCTACCGCCAGGACATCTACTTTTTAACCCAGCAATCGGATGCCGATGTGGTAAAAGCCTATCAGGGAGCTACTGCGTTTGTCTTTCCTTCATTGGCGGAAGGATTTGGCTGGCCCATTGCGGAAGCCATGGCTGCGGGTTGCCCCGTCATTACAACCCAGGAGGCCCCCATGACGGAAGTAGCTGGAGGACAAGCGTTTTTGATTCCCCGTCAGCAAGCGGGAACGGACTGGGCCCAGCGAGCCGCTGGCGTATTAGAAGCCGTAGTGACGCTAACCCCGCAGGAACGCCGCCAGGTTATTGAGCAAAGCCTAGCCAATGCACAACGCTTCAATGCTGAGCGAGCCCTTGACGTCATGGAAGAGATCTATCAGCAAATTGTGGAAAAATCAGTGGACTACGTTACCCCTTAG
- a CDS encoding glycosyltransferase family 4 protein, translating to MKILVAHPTGNRNVRAILSSLFERQMLADFHSTVALTGEEAWLQRLPATLQQELLRRSYPIPSTLIKAHPWREVLRMVAQKGRLQRLLQPETGWASIDAIYRDLDHRVAQSLRSSSLDAVYAYEDGALETFRRAKDLGLTCIYDLPIAYWETGRQLMQQEAERYPDWVQTLGGSIQDSSEKTDRKTQELALADVVITSGSFVSDSLPAFARAKDQIVSPFGSPLTATTEPRPAGRGPLRVLFAGSMGQRKGLADLFAAVKQLPKGSIELVVMGSLLAPLAFYRQQYADFTYEAGRPHDQVLALMRSCDVFCLPSIVEGRALVMQEAMSQGLPLIITPNTGGADLIREGETGFLVPIRSPERIAEKLVWFLEHRDAIPEMGRQAQQHAARYTWERYGQRIATALQGLPTRTHSPAFNQL from the coding sequence GTGAAAATTCTAGTAGCACATCCGACTGGTAATCGTAACGTACGAGCCATCCTTTCCAGTTTGTTCGAGCGGCAGATGCTAGCGGACTTTCATTCCACGGTGGCGCTGACGGGCGAGGAAGCCTGGCTCCAAAGGCTGCCCGCAACGCTGCAACAGGAACTATTGCGGAGGAGTTATCCGATACCCAGTACGCTCATCAAAGCCCACCCCTGGCGGGAGGTGCTTCGCATGGTGGCTCAAAAAGGACGCCTGCAACGTCTCTTGCAACCCGAAACGGGCTGGGCTAGCATTGATGCCATTTATCGGGACTTAGATCATCGGGTCGCACAGTCGCTTCGGAGCTCCTCGCTGGACGCCGTATATGCCTACGAAGATGGAGCGTTAGAAACCTTTCGGCGAGCCAAGGACCTGGGCCTGACGTGTATCTATGATTTACCGATTGCCTACTGGGAAACCGGACGTCAGCTCATGCAACAGGAAGCCGAACGCTATCCGGACTGGGTACAAACCCTGGGCGGAAGTATTCAGGATTCATCCGAAAAAACGGATCGTAAAACGCAGGAACTGGCCTTGGCCGATGTGGTCATTACCTCGGGTAGTTTCGTTTCGGATTCGTTGCCGGCGTTTGCCCGGGCCAAAGATCAAATTGTTTCTCCCTTCGGCTCGCCGCTTACCGCGACCACCGAGCCCCGGCCGGCCGGTAGAGGACCCCTCCGCGTTTTATTTGCCGGGTCGATGGGACAGCGTAAAGGGTTGGCAGATTTGTTTGCCGCCGTGAAGCAACTACCCAAAGGAAGTATCGAACTCGTCGTCATGGGCAGTTTACTGGCACCGCTTGCGTTTTACCGCCAGCAGTACGCGGACTTTACCTACGAAGCGGGACGGCCCCACGATCAAGTACTGGCGTTGATGCGTTCCTGCGATGTGTTCTGTCTGCCTTCGATTGTAGAAGGTCGGGCCTTAGTAATGCAGGAGGCCATGAGTCAGGGCTTACCGCTGATTATTACGCCCAATACAGGTGGAGCAGATTTGATCCGGGAAGGGGAAACCGGCTTTTTAGTTCCCATTCGATCGCCCGAACGCATTGCTGAGAAACTCGTCTGGTTCCTGGAACACCGGGATGCTATTCCGGAAATGGGTCGGCAAGCCCAGCAGCACGCCGCCCGCTATACCTGGGAACGGTACGGTCAGCGGATTGCTACCGCTTTGCAAGGCCTGCCCACCCGAACCCATAGTCCCGCCTTTAATCAATTGTAG
- a CDS encoding glycosyltransferase family 2 protein, producing the protein MKYSVCIPTYNQSAYLEEAVWSAYTQSCPPAEIIVYDDCSTDATPAILAGLQAQIPTLRVVRQAVNQGISRNTDLCLRAARYELIIRLDSDDRLLPEFAETLGTAFQAYPQLGYAHAAVEEMDQYSQPLRIRRLNRPTGVQTAGQALKLAGQGYKVAANILMFRRQALQAAHFIASSVDFAEDYYLCASLAALGYANYYSSEVLSNYRVWTDQGHVRQRRKLAEIRGIRAVFEEVLQPAYQDRGWGLTSLHAQRRQHACQHADCLTWRTYTAVEKQELKDALLSLSSAGLTRLWIWLYQHEYGSWIQGYNRLQQVPRTWAKRLLLSWRSSFSLTKA; encoded by the coding sequence ATGAAGTATTCTGTTTGCATTCCTACCTATAATCAGTCGGCTTACCTGGAAGAGGCCGTCTGGAGTGCCTATACCCAAAGCTGCCCGCCGGCTGAGATTATCGTCTACGATGATTGCAGTACCGATGCAACGCCGGCTATTTTGGCTGGTTTGCAAGCCCAGATTCCTACCTTACGCGTCGTGCGTCAAGCGGTCAATCAAGGGATTTCGCGCAATACCGACCTCTGCTTACGGGCAGCCCGCTATGAACTCATCATTCGACTGGATTCTGACGATCGCCTCTTGCCTGAATTTGCCGAAACCCTGGGTACCGCATTTCAGGCGTACCCCCAATTAGGCTATGCCCACGCGGCCGTTGAAGAAATGGATCAGTACAGTCAGCCTTTACGCATCCGCCGCTTGAATCGTCCGACGGGTGTACAGACGGCTGGCCAGGCCTTGAAGCTAGCCGGGCAGGGCTATAAAGTAGCGGCTAACATTCTCATGTTCCGCCGGCAAGCCCTGCAAGCAGCCCACTTCATTGCCTCGAGTGTTGATTTTGCGGAAGATTATTACCTGTGTGCCTCGTTAGCGGCCCTGGGCTATGCTAATTATTATTCGAGTGAAGTTCTATCCAATTACCGGGTCTGGACGGATCAGGGACACGTTCGTCAGCGGCGAAAATTAGCCGAAATCCGGGGCATCCGGGCGGTATTCGAGGAAGTTCTACAACCCGCCTACCAAGACCGCGGCTGGGGACTGACTTCCTTGCACGCGCAACGACGCCAGCATGCGTGTCAACACGCGGACTGCTTAACCTGGCGTACCTATACCGCCGTTGAAAAACAAGAACTAAAGGACGCCTTGCTATCCCTGTCTTCGGCCGGGCTCACCCGGCTATGGATCTGGCTATACCAGCATGAGTACGGCTCCTGGATTCAGGGCTATAATCGCCTGCAACAGGTACCTAGAACGTGGGCCAAACGCCTGCTTTTATCCTGGCGATCTTCTTTTTCATTAACCAAGGCCTAG
- a CDS encoding glycosyltransferase translates to MRIVFVCGCLEPGNDGVGDYTRRLAAELIRQGHTAGILALHEPGREWVFSGQQFDEQIPVPVLRLSQCLSWPERMRYAQAWVAQQNPEVLSLQYVPFSYDAKGLPWGLAGQLKTLGKNVPWHVMFHEIWVGTRQGSSVKQMLWGSLQQAILRRLVKQLAPQQIHTQSQLYQAFLARQKVQAGLLPLFGNVPLQPQPFRVNTHDYLEIIVFGTVHADALWREAIQELSQQDRPMRLTFIGRNGSHAKACIEWCTQMQLPVRLLGEQALERISFVLSQADIGLTSTALPMVEKSGTVAAMLEHGLPVLCIASAWQPRGVPSPPLPLHVYAYRVGQVFQLLDSLQKHPPKNRIARTAEQLTRQLSPRRSYSTLL, encoded by the coding sequence ATGAGAATCGTATTCGTTTGCGGTTGTTTAGAGCCCGGTAACGATGGGGTCGGTGATTATACGCGTCGGTTGGCGGCGGAGCTCATTCGGCAGGGGCACACGGCGGGGATTTTAGCCCTGCACGAGCCGGGTCGGGAATGGGTCTTCAGTGGTCAGCAGTTCGATGAGCAAATCCCCGTGCCGGTACTCCGTTTATCGCAGTGTTTGTCCTGGCCGGAGCGAATGCGCTATGCACAGGCCTGGGTGGCTCAGCAGAATCCTGAAGTCTTAAGCTTGCAATACGTCCCCTTCTCCTACGACGCCAAGGGATTACCCTGGGGCTTGGCCGGGCAATTAAAAACCTTGGGCAAGAATGTACCCTGGCATGTCATGTTTCATGAAATCTGGGTGGGAACCCGGCAGGGCTCTTCGGTGAAACAAATGTTGTGGGGTAGTTTGCAGCAAGCGATCCTGCGGCGGCTGGTCAAGCAATTAGCCCCCCAACAGATCCATACGCAAAGTCAATTGTACCAAGCCTTTCTGGCTCGTCAGAAGGTCCAGGCGGGTCTGCTCCCTTTGTTTGGCAATGTGCCTTTACAACCGCAACCCTTCCGCGTCAATACCCACGATTACCTGGAAATCATTGTTTTCGGGACGGTTCATGCCGATGCCTTGTGGCGGGAAGCCATTCAGGAATTAAGTCAACAGGATCGGCCTATGCGACTCACCTTCATTGGTCGTAATGGCTCCCATGCCAAGGCCTGTATCGAATGGTGTACCCAGATGCAGTTGCCCGTACGCTTGCTGGGAGAACAAGCCCTGGAGCGGATCTCTTTTGTTCTAAGCCAAGCGGATATCGGCCTGACCTCGACGGCCTTGCCTATGGTGGAAAAAAGCGGAACCGTAGCCGCCATGCTTGAACACGGCTTACCCGTTTTGTGTATTGCCAGTGCCTGGCAGCCGCGCGGTGTTCCTAGTCCTCCACTGCCCCTACACGTCTATGCGTACCGCGTAGGGCAGGTATTCCAGCTCCTGGATTCGTTGCAAAAGCATCCACCGAAAAATCGGATTGCACGGACGGCTGAGCAGTTAACCCGGCAGTTGAGTCCTCGCCGGTCTTATTCGACATTGTTATGA
- a CDS encoding glycosyltransferase family 4 protein, translating to MKKNVAILSAGLGNVSRGFETSASLWYQALAREKELAVELFAGGPQPQATRIWNLPRNGKVARLLRSLRLIQDGCRLEQLSFGLGLLPYLFRGKLDVVWLQEATLASLMLRFKKMFHFRYRIMFCDGAPVGHAFAQQFDYLIFLHAYALQAALADGIAARRCAVIPHVADVTVYPTSKADARAHFGLASDRFVIICVAAWNKHHKRIDYLLQEVAQLQRPEITLLLCGQPEQETQELQAMAQDLGLDVQWHTLTRQDLSLAYSAADVFVLPSLHEGLAAVLLEAAAHQLPVLSHMHEGGKYVFGEAYEGLADFSQRGVLADRLKAWQAAADLSPIGAYTYRCVSERFNATTLTHTLVNFINRATL from the coding sequence ATGAAAAAGAACGTAGCCATTTTGAGTGCCGGCCTGGGAAATGTTTCCCGGGGCTTTGAAACCTCCGCCAGTTTGTGGTATCAGGCCTTAGCCCGGGAAAAGGAACTGGCCGTTGAGCTTTTTGCCGGTGGTCCGCAACCGCAGGCAACCCGTATTTGGAATTTACCACGGAATGGGAAAGTAGCCCGCTTGCTGCGTTCACTACGGCTGATTCAAGACGGATGCCGCCTGGAACAATTGTCCTTCGGCCTGGGCTTGTTGCCGTATTTATTTCGGGGCAAGCTGGACGTCGTCTGGTTACAGGAGGCAACGCTGGCTTCCCTTATGCTACGCTTTAAGAAAATGTTTCATTTTCGGTACCGAATTATGTTTTGCGATGGGGCTCCCGTCGGTCACGCCTTTGCCCAGCAATTTGACTACTTGATCTTTTTGCACGCGTATGCCCTGCAAGCGGCGCTGGCCGATGGCATTGCTGCTCGCCGCTGTGCGGTGATTCCGCACGTGGCAGATGTGACGGTATATCCGACGAGTAAAGCCGACGCCCGTGCCCACTTTGGCCTGGCATCCGATCGGTTTGTCATTATTTGCGTGGCCGCCTGGAACAAGCATCATAAACGCATTGACTATTTACTCCAGGAAGTGGCTCAGCTCCAGCGACCGGAGATTACCCTGCTTTTGTGCGGACAGCCCGAGCAGGAAACCCAAGAACTCCAAGCGATGGCCCAAGATTTAGGCCTGGATGTTCAGTGGCATACGCTGACGCGACAGGACTTATCCCTGGCCTACAGTGCCGCCGATGTGTTCGTCTTGCCGAGCTTACACGAGGGCTTAGCGGCTGTTTTGCTGGAAGCAGCCGCCCATCAGTTACCCGTACTGAGTCACATGCACGAAGGGGGGAAATATGTCTTTGGCGAAGCGTACGAAGGCTTGGCCGATTTTTCCCAACGCGGTGTCTTAGCGGATCGGTTGAAAGCCTGGCAGGCAGCTGCCGACTTAAGCCCCATTGGAGCCTACACCTACCGCTGCGTCAGTGAACGCTTTAACGCCACGACCTTGACGCATACACTGGTGAACTTTATTAACCGAGCTACGCTATGA
- a CDS encoding acyltransferase → MARYLSEFRLYVCNQWISRIPSHRIRLWYYRRVMKFTIGPKSYILMGCSFDCAGGLSMGRGSVINPNCRIDTRGSVTIGNNVSISNEVIILTADHDMNSPTMAGREKAVTLEDYVWIGTRAMILPGVTLREAAVAAAGSVVTKSTAPYSVVAGIPAQEIKKRSSEQAYTYDASYKRLFQ, encoded by the coding sequence ATGGCAAGATACCTTTCTGAATTCCGATTGTATGTATGTAATCAGTGGATTAGCCGCATTCCCAGCCACCGCATTCGCCTGTGGTACTACCGCCGGGTGATGAAGTTTACCATTGGTCCCAAAAGTTACATTTTGATGGGTTGCTCCTTTGATTGTGCCGGAGGATTATCCATGGGCAGGGGCTCCGTAATTAATCCCAACTGCCGCATTGATACGCGGGGTTCGGTGACGATTGGCAACAACGTTTCCATTTCCAATGAGGTGATCATCTTGACGGCCGATCACGACATGAATTCCCCGACGATGGCGGGCCGGGAAAAAGCCGTAACCCTGGAAGATTACGTTTGGATAGGAACCCGGGCGATGATCTTACCCGGCGTAACCCTACGTGAGGCGGCCGTTGCGGCGGCCGGTTCTGTGGTCACCAAGTCCACGGCTCCCTACAGCGTAGTAGCGGGTATTCCCGCTCAGGAAATCAAGAAACGCTCCAGTGAACAGGCGTATACCTACGATGCTTCGTACAAACGACTATTCCAGTAA
- a CDS encoding lipopolysaccharide biosynthesis protein gives MNEIKLTTKASYLWQWGKLLSLTGAAQVLVQGSSLVGGILVIRLLPASEYALYTLANTLLGSMVVLADSGIGAGVMAQGGKVWQNPSQLGAVVATGLKLRLRLAVGSLVLALPLLAYLLLHHGASALMTTLIVLALIPAFFAALSDTLWEVAPKLHQRVKPLQKNQLAVSLGRLVLTALTLFTCPWTFVALLANGFPRLWGNKQLKALSGELLDLKQTPDPAVQKELLGMVKRILPYTLYYCVSGQITIWLLSFLGSTASIARIGALDRLSVVVTVFSTLFTTLISPRFARLSGDRSQLFRHFLRIQLGLLVVAFCTIAGVRMAATPILWVLGPEYTGLEGELTLNMTGNCLNWIAGSTYALYSSRGWAMKPLVSIPLSLLPIVAGTWFLEVGTLLGVITLNICIACVQVCVSITYSCFKIYQTPRQTDPAAF, from the coding sequence ATGAATGAGATAAAATTAACCACTAAGGCGAGTTATTTGTGGCAATGGGGCAAACTCCTGTCTTTGACGGGAGCTGCTCAAGTGCTCGTACAAGGTTCCAGTTTAGTCGGTGGAATCTTGGTTATTCGTTTATTGCCCGCCAGTGAATACGCCTTGTATACGCTGGCGAATACCCTGCTGGGAAGCATGGTAGTACTGGCCGATAGTGGAATCGGAGCGGGGGTGATGGCCCAGGGAGGCAAAGTGTGGCAGAATCCGAGCCAATTGGGAGCCGTAGTGGCAACGGGATTGAAACTAAGACTCCGTTTGGCGGTGGGGAGTTTAGTACTGGCGCTACCCTTATTAGCCTACCTGTTACTCCATCACGGGGCGAGTGCGTTAATGACTACCTTGATCGTGCTGGCCCTGATTCCCGCCTTTTTTGCGGCTTTATCGGACACGCTTTGGGAAGTAGCCCCCAAGCTACACCAGCGGGTAAAGCCTTTGCAAAAAAACCAGCTCGCCGTGAGTTTGGGACGCTTGGTACTGACGGCCCTAACCTTGTTTACGTGTCCTTGGACGTTTGTGGCCCTACTGGCCAATGGATTCCCGCGTCTGTGGGGAAACAAGCAGTTGAAAGCCCTGTCTGGCGAATTGCTCGACCTCAAGCAAACGCCCGATCCCGCCGTACAAAAGGAGCTTTTGGGCATGGTGAAGCGAATTTTGCCCTACACGTTGTATTACTGCGTTTCCGGACAAATCACCATCTGGCTACTTTCCTTTTTGGGAAGTACCGCTTCCATTGCCCGTATTGGAGCCCTGGATCGCTTGTCGGTAGTGGTTACGGTCTTTAGTACCTTGTTTACGACCTTGATTTCCCCGCGTTTTGCCCGGCTGTCTGGCGATCGATCGCAGCTCTTCCGGCATTTTTTACGCATTCAACTGGGGCTGTTAGTCGTCGCTTTCTGCACCATCGCGGGTGTACGGATGGCGGCTACTCCCATTCTTTGGGTACTGGGACCAGAGTATACGGGTTTGGAAGGGGAATTGACCCTGAACATGACGGGCAATTGTTTGAACTGGATTGCCGGTTCTACCTACGCCTTGTACAGTAGCCGGGGATGGGCCATGAAGCCGCTGGTTTCCATTCCCTTGAGTTTACTTCCCATTGTAGCAGGTACCTGGTTTCTGGAAGTAGGAACGCTGCTCGGCGTCATCACCTTGAACATTTGTATAGCCTGCGTACAGGTTTGTGTCAGCATTACCTACAGTTGCTTTAAAATATACCAAACACCTCGACAAACCGATCCTGCAGCTTTTTAA